The following proteins come from a genomic window of Oricola thermophila:
- a CDS encoding (2Fe-2S)-binding protein yields MSKMHIKLTVNGKQEELLAEPRELLIHVLRERLGITGPHIGCDTSHCGACTVDMDGKSVKSCTVFAAQANGAEITTIEGLGDPDGLHVLQQMFKEHHGLQCGFCTPGMITRAYRFLQENPNPSEEDVRFGMAGNLCRCTGYQNIVKAILAAAAELNAAKEAAQ; encoded by the coding sequence ATGAGCAAGATGCATATCAAGCTGACGGTGAACGGGAAGCAGGAAGAACTGCTGGCCGAGCCGCGCGAGTTGCTGATCCACGTGCTGCGCGAGCGGCTGGGAATTACCGGGCCGCATATCGGCTGCGACACGTCGCATTGCGGCGCTTGCACGGTCGACATGGACGGCAAGTCGGTCAAGTCCTGCACGGTGTTCGCCGCGCAGGCCAACGGCGCCGAGATCACCACGATCGAGGGGCTCGGCGATCCCGACGGGCTGCATGTCCTGCAGCAGATGTTCAAGGAGCATCACGGCCTGCAATGCGGGTTCTGCACGCCGGGCATGATCACTCGGGCCTACCGTTTCCTGCAGGAAAACCCGAACCCGAGCGAAGAGGATGTCCGTTTCGGCATGGCCGGCAATTTGTGCCGCTGCACGGGCTACCAGAACATCGTCAAGGCAATTCTCGCCGCCGCGGCCGAACTGAACGCCGCCAAGGAGGCAGCACAATGA